From Patescibacteria group bacterium:
AATTAGCTTTTCTTTAACTTGATTTAAATCGATATTTTGTTTAACAGCATCTTGAATATAAAAAGCACCAGCATTGGAAGTGGCAATTAAAATAACATTGGTAAAATCAATTGTCTGACCGGTAGTGTCAGTCAAACGCCCGTCTTCCATAACTTGTAAAAATAAATTTAAAATGTCTGGATGAGCCTTTTCAATTTCATCTAACAAAAGCAAAGAAAAAGGATTATTTTTGATGGCTTCGGTTAAAACCCCACCCTGACCTGAGGCCGGCGCACCTATCATGCGTTTAACTGAATCTTTTTCTTGATATTCTGACATATCCAAGCGCACCATGTTTTTTTCTGAGTTAAAATAAATTTCAGCTACAATTTTAGCTAATTCAGTTTTACCAACACCAGTTGGACCCAAGAAGAGGAGATTGGCGACCGTTCTTTTTTGATCTCGCAACTCTGCCCTCGCCCGACGCAAAGCATTGGCAACTGCTTCGACCGCTTGAGTTTGGTTGATTAAACGTTGATGAATCTGTTTTTCTAAATTTAATAATTTTTGCGTTTCCTGTTGACTAATATCAGTTAAAGGAATCTTAGTTTTTTGCGAAACTAGTTGCGCAATATCTTCACCAGTCACCAAAGCTTTTTTGCCTTTAATATTTCTAACATACAAAGCGGCTTCTTCTAAAAGTAAAACTCCCTTTTCTGGCAAAAAGCGGTCATGAATATACCGACTCGATAAAGCTACGGCTTGATCAATAGCATCATAAGAAAAGAAAACATTATAACGTGCTTCCAAGAAGCTAGCTTCGGCTTCTAAAATTTGGATAGCCTTATCACCCTGCGGTTCGTCAATAGAAATTTTTTCTAACACATTTGCTAAGGCCTTATTTTCCATATAGCGTTGAAAATTAACTGGATCGGTATCAGCAATTAAAATAAATTTTTTCTGAGCTAATTCTTCGGCTAGCATTTCTGAAATATCTAATTCGCCGCTAGTACTACTCACGCCAATCGCATTATGAATATCACTAATAAAAACAACAATATTGCCAGCGCGTTCAATCTCATAAATTATCCGTCGCAAACGTTCTTCGACTGCGCCGACACCAGCGCCACCCGAAATTAAAGCTGATAAACTTAGACTTACTAATCTTTTATCTTGTAAAATTGGAGGCACATCTTCAGTCACCATTAAGCGCGCGATGCCTTCAATAATGGTTGTTTTGCCCGTACCCGGATTACCAACCAAAACCACGCTGTCACCGCCACTTTGAATGGCTTGAAAAATTCTATTTAATTCATCGTTTCTCCCAACACAATATCCCAACAAATCTGCTCGTGCTAAAGCAGTTAAATCCTGACTAAACTGGTCTAAGTAAGGCGTGATAACTGCCGTCATAGCCTTATT
This genomic window contains:
- a CDS encoding AAA family ATPase is translated as MSLAVPENRFIFCPQCQGSGKVKGGTCPFCQGKGVHVLIAPYLFYWQRKISGDQIFVDKFLNILKNLVKIILILIVAWGGLILILRLLGQTDMAMTGQEFFQQQTQTELNNNLPVAVWLAFLVCLYFFYHRQHRQELILKNKVKKIDFKETATLPIWEDYLKIDEKNQIEISDSLSITAFKAVLKARDMAFKLDHQQILPLHLLASLLTFDDIQSIFTHLGINPKKVKDQVVYNLGRLSERDKEPLSMHLNLKVALLKSYFLAAERRAPQIELIDLMIGLLDVPSLAHEILTDLEVDKHKIKNVGVWIEVKNNLKNRSQRFQARKKLKSKKGMNKAMTAVITPYLDQFSQDLTALARADLLGYCVGRNDELNRIFQAIQSGGDSVVLVGNPGTGKTTIIEGIARLMVTEDVPPILQDKRLVSLSLSALISGGAGVGAVEERLRRIIYEIERAGNIVVFISDIHNAIGVSSTSGELDISEMLAEELAQKKFILIADTDPVNFQRYMENKALANVLEKISIDEPQGDKAIQILEAEASFLEARYNVFFSYDAIDQAVALSSRYIHDRFLPEKGVLLLEEAALYVRNIKGKKALVTGEDIAQLVSQKTKIPLTDISQQETQKLLNLEKQIHQRLINQTQAVEAVANALRRARAELRDQKRTVANLLFLGPTGVGKTELAKIVAEIYFNSEKNMVRLDMSEYQEKDSVKRMIGAPASGQGGVLTEAIKNNPFSLLLLDEIEKAHPDILNLFLQVMEDGRLTDTTGQTIDFTNVILIATSNAGAFYIQDAVKQNIDLNQVKEKLIAEELRSSFRPEFLNRFDDIILFRTLKQEEIQQIAKLMLKGVEKQLAEKGINLKITQATLEELAREGFDPKFGARPLRRVIQEKVQNNLAKYILEGKLQRRDLAILEPGGKIRVEKAQEI